In the genome of Deltaproteobacteria bacterium, the window CCACAACCAGCTTGCCGGTGGGCCCGATCTTCGTCACGACCATCGCCGCATCGCCTGCCACCGTCTTACCTTCCACCAGGTACTTCCACTCCTTCCTGCGTTGATCTCTCTGCCGCTCCAAGATTTGCCCGGTCAGGATCACGTGCTCGACGTCGTGCACCGTTAGGCCGTCTGCCTCCATCTCCTCATGACCGTGGAGGGTCATCACGTACTCGCTCGCGCGAACGAGCGCCTGTAGCCGACGGAGCACTCGA includes:
- a CDS encoding DUF4258 domain-containing protein — its product is MTLHGHEEMEADGLTVHDVEHVILTGQILERQRDQRRKEWKYLVEGKTVAGDAAMVVTKIGPTGKLVVVTVYAL